The following are from one region of the Neurospora crassa OR74A linkage group III, whole genome shotgun sequence genome:
- the csn-1 gene encoding COP9 signalosome subunit 1, whose translation MDDRKLAFFTAIEDQGGVIVKETPKFDLDLYIQNYKGRTRFERLFHIGRSSVPLCVDALKAAVQEAKAGSDILRYQMAVNSLFQAAPNEPEALLDKAWMESKEKENRDTTAHLQAELQGYKNNLIKESIRMGNEDLGKHFEAIGDVEAAMDSFWKMRTEVSSTEQLVDLGKLLVRVAIERRDWKSIGNHLKPLNSVNDSDPKAKALKTYSKIANGIAALGQERYKEAAFCFVEASSGVPPEIYNQIASPNDVAIYGGLLALATMDRHELQANLLDNDSFREFLQREPHIRRAITQFVNGRYAACIEILESYRPDYLLDIYLQKHVPKLYADIRTKSIVQYLKPFSCVRLDTMQKAFNGPGPSIEDELFTMIKDGKLNARIDAINKSITPISTDSRQQMQSKALQTLENYEKQALDRIRRMNIMAADLEVKGSRKPGGMNDIPFSMTTDDTVSLA comes from the exons ATGGACGACCGCAAATTAGCCTTCTTCACGGCTATTGAGGATCAAGGCGGCGTCATCGTCAAAG AGACGCCAAAATTCGACCTTGATCTTTACATACAGAATTACAAAG GACGTACACGGTTCGAACGTCTTTTTCATATTGGCAGGAGCTCGGTACCGCTATGTGTCGATGCACTCAAAGCTGCTGTACAGGAGGCCAAGGCTGGCAGCGACATTCTCAGGTACCAAATGGCAGTCAACTCCCTCTTCCAAGCAGCTCCCAACGAGCCCGAAGCCTTGTTGGATAAGGCATGGATGGAAtccaaggaaaaggagaatcGAGACACTACGGCTCATCTACAAGCCGAGCTTCAAGGTTATAAGAACAACTTGATCAAAGAAAGCATCAGG ATGGGCAACGAGGATCTAGGGAAGCACTTTGAAGCCATCGGCGATGTCGAGGCTGCCATGGATAGCTtttggaagatgaggacggAGGTTAGCTCGACAGAACAGCTTGTCGACCTTGGGAAGCTCCTTGTCCGAGTGGCAATTGAACGCCGCGACTGGAAATCCATCGGCAATCACCTGAAGCCCCTCAATTCGGTAAACGACTCCGACCCGAAAGCCAAAGCCCTCAAAACGTACAGCAAGATTGCGAATGGCATCGCGGCGCTAGGTCAGGAACGCTACAAAGAGGCGGCGTTTTGCTTTGTCGAAGCCAGCTCCGGCGTGCCTCCCGAGATTTACAACCAGATTGCCAGCCCGAACGACGTTGCCATCTACGGCGGTCTGTTGGCGCTTGCTACCATGGATAGGCACGAGCTGCAGGCCAACCTTTTGGACAATGACTCTTTCCGCGAGTTTTTGCAACGAGAACCACACATACGCCGGGCGATCACACAATTTGTGAACGGCAGGTATGCGGCGTGCATAGAGATACTGGAGTCATATCGACCAGACTACCTCCTCGATATTTACCTGCAAAAGCACGTGCCCAAGCTGTACGCCGACATCCGCACCAAGTCCATCGTCCAGTACCTTAAACCCTTCTCCTGCGTCAGGCTGGACACAATGCAGAAGGCCTTTAACGGACCGGGCCCCTCGATCGAGGACGAGCTGTTTACCATGATCAAAGACGGGAAGCTGAACGCTCGGATCGATGCCATCAACAAG TCTATCACCCCAATTTCCACAGACTCTAGACAGCAAATGCAGTCAAAGGCACTCCAGACCTTGGAGAATTACGAGAAACAAGCCCTTGACAGAATCCGGCGCATGAACATCATGGCTGCCGATCTTGAAGTAAAAGGTTCTCGCAAGCCTGGAGGGATGAACGACATTCCGTTCAGCATGACCACGGATGACACTGTGAGCTTGGCCTAG
- a CDS encoding potassium channel regulatory factor: MDFAALMSKEIAKAKAAGAGPGAGGEGAAAAAATATPKFISRREAEAQRQAAYLAEQKRLEEERAAKAALKRKREEDAIEEAKAREEKKRRLAEESRARRLAKEAEEERARRKRLGLPELPPTPSESADKEGTPASGIDDSDLDDDDDDKAHDLPDDELTSKLRALGEPAFLFGESHLSRLRRYRKAAGLGALGLPMGPITTSLLPVAEKDMKVPASSAEIPPATDRKARRYLFRQLASYFNMVLREWELALVKEDNADTFAGQAARNAMVQSKETMRPLFRKFEKGDLEKDILEAIVEIVRAAQERRYVDANDGYLRLSIGKAAWPIGVTMVGIHERSAREKLHDGERGHIMGGEVTRKYLQSIKRCLTFAQVRWPPEDIRQLMG; this comes from the exons ATGGACTTCGCCGCCCTCATGTCCAAAGAGATCGCCAAGGCAAaag CCGCAGGAGCAGGACCCGGAGCCGGAGGAGAgggtgccgccgccgccgccgccaccgccaccccGAAATTCATCTCCCGCCGCGAAGCCGAAGCCCAACGTCAGGCCGCCTACCTAGCCGAGCAAAAGCGACTCGAGGAAGAACGCGCCGCCAAAGCCGCGTTGAAGCGCAAGCGCGAAGAAGACGCCATAGAAGAAGCCAAAGCGCGCGAGGAGAAGAAACGTCGACTAGCCGAGGAATCACGCGCCCGCCGCCTAGCCaaagaagccgaagaagagcGCGCCCGCCGCAAGCGTCTCGGTCTTCCCGAGCTACCTCCCACCCCTTCCGAATCCGCTGATAAAGAAGGGACGCCCGCCTCCGGCATCGACGATTCCGaccttgacgacgacgacgatgacaaaGCCCATGATCTGCCCGACGACGAATTAACCTCCAAACTCCGCGCCCTAGGCGAAcccgccttcctcttcggcgaATCGCACCTCTCTCGCCTGCGACGCTATCGCAAGGCCGCCGGCCTCGGCGCTTTGGGATTGCCCATGggccccatcaccacctccttgcTCCCCGTCGCTGAAAAGGACATGAAAGTCCCTGCCTCCTCGGCCGAAATCCCTCCTGCCACCGACCGCAAAGCGCGCCGCTACCTGTTCCGTCAACTAGCTTCTTACTTTAACATGGTCCTCCGCGAATGGGAACTCGCTCTGGTCAAGGAAGACAACGCGGACACGTTTGCGGGGCAAGCGGCGCGGAACGCCATGGTGCAGTCGAAAGAAACCATGCGCCCTCTTTTCCGCAAGTTTGAAAAGGGGGATCTGGAGAAAGATATCTTGGAGGCGATTGTGGAGATTGTGAGGGCGGCGCAGGAGAGGAGGTATGTGGATGCCAATGATGGGTATCTGAGGTTGAGTATCGGTAAGGCGGCGTGGCCGATTGGTGTGACCATGGTGGGTATCCATGAGAGAAGTGCTAGAGAGAAGCTGCATGATGGAGAGAGGGGACATATCATGGGTGGAGAGGTGACGAGGAAATATCTGCAGAGTATCAAGCGGTGTTTGACGTTTGCGCAGGTGAGGTGGCCGCCGGAGGATATTAGGCAGTTGATGGGTTAG
- a CDS encoding Sin3-associated polypeptide Sap18, producing the protein MDQARSDDPATPVTREPPFIVRLYYRTGAFHRMNEFTSDSHLPLYVEIPAWRSTTLDELSLDIANEQSPHSLLPHPAIGTRLVFRLIYVDARKDSSRHVSKDLGSVVIGAGLPGANADAGLPDDDPCYDDAHRTLADAKFMPGDFISCAILPPNDLDGAVEPVSAARTGRGSGIGEGRSTAASPPPPGPREKEGGYRDRMGVGDRYGDEPHKARGYRGGNGGGGGGRYESNSYDWGGRRESRGGRSNRQREPGIMPQGGWRRGF; encoded by the exons ATGGATCAAGCTCGGTCAGACGACCCAGCTACTCCAGTCACAAGAGAACCGCCTTTCATTGTCAGGCTCTACTATCGCACCGGCGCGTTTCATCG AATGAACGAATTCACCTCAGACTCGCACCTCCCCCTCTACGTCGAAATCCCCGCCTGGCGCTCAACCACCCTGGACGAACTAAGTCTCGACATCGCCAACGAGCAGTCACCCCATTCTTTACTTCCCCACCCAGCAATCGGCACGCGCCTCGTCTTCCGGCTCATCTACGTCGACGCGCGCAAGGACTCCTCTCGGCACGTCTCCAAAGATTTGGGAAGCGTGGTGATCGGCGCGGGCTTACCCGGAGCCAACGCAGATGCGGGGCTTCCCGACGACGACCCTTGCTACGACGATGCCCACAGGACGCTAGCCGACGCCAAGTTCATGCCGGGCGATTTTATTTCTTGCGCGATCCTGCCACCCAATGACCTGGACGGAGCGGTCGAGCCGGTGAGCGCGGCAAGGACGGGCCGCGGATCGGGGATTGGGGAAGGGAGGAGCACGGCtgcgtcgccgccgccgccgggaccgagagagaaagagggaggttACAGGGATCGAATGGGGGTGGGAGATCGATACGGTGATGAGCCCCACAAGGCGAGGGGATACCGTGGTggtaatggtggtggtggtggcggacGGTATGAATCAAACTCGTATGACTGGGGAGGACGGAGGGAAAGTAGGGGCGGGCGGAGTAATCGCCAGAGGGAGCCTGGTATCATGCCACAGGGTggttggaggagagggtTTTGA